The Nitrospira sp. KM1 genome includes a window with the following:
- a CDS encoding UDP-N-acetylmuramoyl-L-alanyl-D-glutamate--2,6-diaminopimelate ligase, giving the protein MRLAELVSALHGHVEILDRRGNLDPEVTSVTDDSRSVTEGSLFVAVKGDRFDGHAFIEDVVRRKASAVMAQSEVQSAILPFVRVSDSRKALGLIGSRFQGDPSAQLTMIGVTGTNGKTTTTYLTKALLEALGRKVGLIGTVAYQIGRQIIPASHTTPGALELQRLLSTMLSAGLDTSVMEVSSHALALDRTAGCEYDVAVFTNLTQDHLDFHRTMEEYFEAKLKLFTSLGGGAKRAPLAIVNMDDSWGARIRGACRVPVWGYAINANSDLRAVSVRLSMAGTSFTVESPAGRFPIESRLVGEHNVYNLLAAIGVAFHAGATCDQVREAVASIDNVPGRFERVFAGQNFTVVVDYAHTEDALLRLLTAAQVLKTHRIITVFGCGGDRDRGKRPKMGRVAVEHSDVVVLTSDNPRTEDPLAILQAVEVGVRDALRRKTIEYHLVADRREAIALAIRLARPGDIVLIAGKGHEDYQIVGTKKLHFDDREVAREAIEQLRSCA; this is encoded by the coding sequence ATGAGGCTGGCGGAACTGGTATCGGCCCTTCACGGACACGTGGAAATTCTAGATCGCCGGGGTAACCTCGATCCGGAGGTGACTTCGGTGACCGATGACTCACGGTCGGTCACCGAAGGAAGTCTATTTGTCGCCGTGAAAGGCGATCGGTTCGATGGGCATGCGTTCATTGAGGACGTTGTTCGAAGAAAGGCTTCGGCAGTCATGGCACAATCCGAGGTGCAAAGCGCGATCCTCCCCTTTGTGAGGGTCAGCGATTCTCGCAAGGCGTTGGGCCTGATCGGAAGCCGTTTTCAAGGCGATCCTTCTGCTCAGTTGACGATGATTGGTGTGACCGGCACGAATGGGAAGACGACAACCACCTATTTGACCAAAGCGCTGCTGGAGGCATTAGGGCGCAAAGTGGGGCTGATTGGAACCGTCGCCTATCAGATAGGACGGCAAATTATTCCGGCATCACACACGACGCCTGGGGCGTTGGAGCTTCAAAGGCTTTTATCGACCATGCTTTCGGCAGGACTCGATACATCGGTCATGGAAGTCTCCTCACATGCGCTTGCGCTTGATCGCACGGCAGGTTGCGAGTACGACGTCGCCGTCTTCACGAATCTGACCCAGGATCATTTGGATTTTCATCGCACCATGGAGGAATACTTTGAGGCGAAGCTCAAGCTTTTTACGAGCCTGGGCGGTGGGGCGAAACGCGCACCACTGGCAATTGTCAATATGGATGACTCGTGGGGTGCCCGCATTCGGGGGGCCTGTCGGGTTCCGGTATGGGGGTATGCCATTAACGCAAATTCGGATCTTCGGGCGGTATCGGTACGTCTTTCCATGGCAGGCACTTCCTTTACAGTTGAAAGTCCTGCCGGGCGTTTCCCCATCGAAAGCCGGCTTGTCGGAGAACATAATGTGTACAATCTGTTGGCGGCCATCGGGGTTGCGTTTCATGCGGGCGCAACGTGTGATCAGGTGCGGGAAGCGGTGGCATCAATCGATAACGTGCCGGGTCGGTTTGAACGTGTTTTTGCCGGACAAAACTTTACGGTCGTCGTCGATTATGCGCACACCGAAGACGCTCTGCTTCGGCTGTTGACAGCCGCACAAGTTTTAAAAACACATCGTATCATCACGGTATTCGGGTGTGGAGGCGATCGGGATCGAGGGAAGCGACCCAAAATGGGACGTGTCGCGGTGGAACACAGCGATGTTGTCGTTTTGACCTCCGACAACCCGCGAACGGAAGATCCTTTGGCCATTCTCCAGGCGGTCGAAGTCGGGGTTCGCGATGCCCTACGACGCAAGACCATCGAATACCACCTTGTGGCTGACCGTCGTGAAGCGATCGCTCTGGCCATTCGCTTGGCTCGCCCCGGTGACATCGTGCTCATTGCCGGGAAAGGGCATGAAGACTATCAGATTGTCGGGACCAAGAAACTGCATTTTGACGATCGCGAAGTCGCGCGCGAAGCCATCGAACAACTGAGGAGTTGCGCGTGA
- the murF gene encoding UDP-N-acetylmuramoyl-tripeptide--D-alanyl-D-alanine ligase, producing the protein MTPQHSGAYSHGEEGMALFTIEELREVISVKVLAGETSTSAKRRIRGVATDSRSIRRGDLFVALRGERFDGHDFIAAVLAKGATGVIVHDQYQVPASIARSGRSVPFVFGVRDPLFAFQQLATHHRSRFAIPVVAVTGSNGKTTTKDMVAAVAAQRWRTLKTESNFNNRIGVPHTLLRLTARHQAAVIEMGVDAQGQTTRLSEIVRPTVGLITNIGPDHLEFFGSMEGSAQAKAELLDQLPVDGTAILNADDAYFDYLASRARCRVLSFGISQKADVRATGITSDSKRGMTFAVTLLGKTRPLLIQIKAHGHHNVSNALAAAAVGCALNLTGTAIAEGLAKFRPAAMRSQVVTHHGVHIINDCYNANPASMKAAIQLLAQWEPARERIAVLGDMLELGPTARQMHLDVGRFLASQQVTRLIACGVLGQDIAEGARKGGMTRSSIVEVPDASSAVDCVRRTIRQGDVVLVKASRGMKMEQVVQGVTGMRAVTKQAS; encoded by the coding sequence GTGACTCCACAGCACAGTGGAGCATACAGCCACGGCGAGGAAGGGATGGCGTTGTTCACTATCGAAGAATTGCGTGAAGTCATCAGCGTCAAGGTGCTTGCGGGCGAAACGTCAACATCCGCCAAACGTCGTATCCGCGGTGTCGCCACCGATTCCCGTTCGATCCGACGAGGCGACCTTTTTGTCGCGCTCCGTGGAGAACGGTTCGACGGGCATGACTTCATTGCCGCGGTACTCGCGAAAGGTGCGACAGGGGTGATCGTGCATGACCAGTACCAGGTTCCCGCGAGCATTGCCCGATCGGGACGTTCCGTGCCCTTTGTCTTCGGGGTGCGCGATCCGCTCTTTGCGTTTCAGCAACTCGCGACGCACCATCGAAGTCGGTTTGCTATTCCGGTCGTGGCCGTCACCGGAAGCAACGGCAAAACGACTACAAAGGACATGGTTGCGGCTGTGGCGGCCCAACGATGGCGAACGCTCAAAACAGAAAGTAATTTTAATAATCGAATCGGAGTTCCTCACACCCTGTTACGCCTGACGGCTCGCCATCAAGCAGCAGTCATCGAAATGGGAGTCGATGCGCAGGGCCAGACGACCAGGCTGTCCGAGATCGTCAGGCCAACTGTCGGATTGATTACCAATATCGGACCCGACCATTTGGAGTTCTTCGGCAGCATGGAGGGGTCGGCTCAGGCCAAGGCCGAACTCTTGGACCAGTTGCCGGTGGATGGCACGGCCATTCTCAATGCCGATGATGCGTATTTTGATTATCTTGCCTCGCGCGCCCGCTGCCGAGTCCTGTCGTTTGGAATTTCGCAAAAGGCCGATGTTCGAGCTACGGGGATTACGTCTGACAGCAAGCGGGGCATGACCTTCGCCGTGACGCTCCTTGGAAAGACCCGACCCCTCCTTATCCAGATCAAGGCGCATGGTCATCACAATGTCAGCAATGCATTGGCTGCTGCGGCGGTCGGGTGTGCGCTTAATCTGACTGGAACAGCCATCGCGGAGGGGTTGGCGAAATTCCGCCCGGCTGCGATGCGTTCGCAGGTCGTGACGCATCACGGCGTTCACATCATCAATGATTGTTATAACGCCAATCCTGCCTCCATGAAGGCGGCCATACAGCTTCTTGCGCAGTGGGAACCCGCCCGCGAACGAATTGCCGTGCTCGGAGATATGCTCGAACTTGGCCCAACCGCTCGCCAAATGCATCTGGATGTCGGTCGGTTCCTTGCTTCACAACAGGTCACGAGGCTGATTGCATGCGGAGTGTTGGGACAAGACATTGCCGAAGGTGCCAGGAAGGGCGGCATGACACGTTCATCTATTGTCGAGGTTCCCGATGCATCGTCTGCGGTTGACTGCGTTCGTCGGACGATCCGTCAAGGCGATGTCGTGCTGGTGAAAGCCTCGCGTGGCATGAAGATGGAGCAAGTCGTCCAGGGAGTGACAGGTATGAGGGCCGTGACGAAGCAGGCGTCATAG
- the mraY gene encoding phospho-N-acetylmuramoyl-pentapeptide-transferase, with protein MLYIWLYPFHTEYSFLNVFRYLSFRIIYAAVTAFLIAFVLAPWLIKKLQEIKLGQQIRDDGPKRHLTKSGTPTMGGMLIIFAVLLSTMLWADISRSYVWLVIIATLGFGVIGFMDDYLKFMKARSKGLSAAQKFSAQIVVALLIALALYFMPGYTTKLNVPFFKNFMPDLGWFYVVFVVLVIVGSSNAVNLTDGLDGLAIGPVMIAALAYTIVAYVAGHRLMSDYLLIPHIEGAGEIAVFTASILGASLGFLWFNTYPATVFMGDVGSLPLGAALGTVAVISKHELLLLMVGGVFVIEAVSVIFQVVSFKSRGKRIFLMAPIHHHFEMKGWEEPKVVVRLWIIAILLALLSLSTLKLR; from the coding sequence ATGCTCTACATCTGGCTTTATCCGTTTCACACGGAATATTCGTTCCTGAACGTTTTCAGATACCTGAGTTTCCGCATCATCTACGCCGCTGTGACAGCGTTTCTCATCGCATTCGTCTTGGCGCCGTGGTTGATCAAAAAATTGCAGGAAATCAAGCTTGGACAGCAGATTCGCGATGACGGGCCGAAGCGCCATTTGACCAAAAGCGGCACGCCGACGATGGGAGGCATGCTGATCATCTTTGCCGTGCTGCTTTCGACTATGCTTTGGGCGGACATCTCGAGGTCGTACGTCTGGCTCGTCATTATCGCGACGCTCGGCTTCGGCGTCATAGGATTCATGGACGACTATCTCAAGTTTATGAAGGCTCGATCCAAAGGCCTATCGGCTGCACAGAAATTTTCCGCTCAGATCGTGGTCGCTCTGCTGATCGCGCTCGCGCTCTATTTCATGCCGGGCTACACGACGAAACTCAATGTCCCGTTCTTCAAGAATTTTATGCCGGACCTTGGCTGGTTTTATGTGGTGTTCGTCGTGCTGGTGATCGTCGGCAGTTCGAACGCCGTGAATTTGACTGATGGTCTCGATGGGCTTGCGATTGGCCCGGTGATGATTGCGGCACTGGCATATACCATTGTCGCGTATGTTGCTGGACACCGCCTGATGTCGGACTATCTGCTGATCCCTCACATCGAAGGCGCGGGCGAGATCGCCGTGTTTACGGCTTCTATTCTCGGCGCAAGCCTCGGGTTTCTATGGTTCAACACGTATCCGGCCACCGTATTCATGGGAGACGTCGGATCACTGCCGTTAGGCGCAGCGCTTGGGACTGTAGCCGTCATCAGCAAACACGAACTCCTGCTCCTGATGGTCGGCGGTGTCTTCGTGATCGAAGCGGTCTCGGTCATCTTCCAAGTCGTCTCATTCAAGTCGCGGGGTAAACGAATCTTTTTAATGGCTCCGATCCATCATCATTTTGAAATGAAGGGTTGGGAGGAGCCAAAAGTCGTCGTTCGGCTGTGGATCATCGCCATCCTTCTGGCGCTGCTCAGCCTGAGCACGTTGAAGCTTCGGTGA
- the murD gene encoding UDP-N-acetylmuramoyl-L-alanine--D-glutamate ligase, whose protein sequence is MGSAEHTPLEGAHVTVLGVARSGIAACHLLQEAGARVTLADRKEPEELMSALSSIDRNQVKVVAGSRYETSLEKADLVVISPGVPHRIDALEQVRRRGVKVIGELELAAQFLTAPILGVTGTNGKSTTVTLMGKMLAEQGKTAFVGGNLGTALSEAALKTRQAHARGLPEPFDYHVVEISSFQLEAIEQFHPWLAAILNITVDHQDRYASLDEYLAAKASIFQNQTERDFALVNLDDARVAPLRGRVRAKRLGFTHTQRLPSDVDGGTFLEGDSIITTVTGKREEVFRRGEIRMLGAHNVENAMAAATYAALWGCPPDIIRRVISTFPGLEHALELVRERRGVRFVNDSKGTNVDATLKALQGLDRPIWLIAGGRDKGGDFSRLTETIQRRVKRVILIGEAAALMKETWSGIPSSDASSLREAVELAAHEAVSGDVVLLSPACASFDMFVDYQDRGRQFKAAVQALPA, encoded by the coding sequence ATGGGGAGCGCTGAACACACTCCGTTGGAAGGGGCACATGTGACGGTACTGGGCGTGGCTCGTAGTGGGATCGCCGCCTGCCATCTTTTACAAGAAGCGGGAGCACGGGTCACCCTCGCCGACCGCAAAGAACCAGAAGAACTGATGTCGGCGCTCTCGTCAATCGATCGAAATCAGGTAAAGGTCGTCGCTGGAAGCCGCTATGAGACGTCTCTTGAGAAAGCCGATCTGGTGGTGATCAGTCCTGGCGTTCCCCATCGGATCGATGCGCTGGAACAGGTGCGCCGTCGCGGCGTCAAGGTGATCGGGGAACTGGAACTCGCGGCGCAATTTCTGACTGCGCCGATTCTAGGGGTGACCGGTACGAACGGAAAGAGTACGACCGTGACCTTGATGGGGAAGATGCTGGCCGAACAGGGCAAGACGGCCTTCGTGGGCGGAAATCTGGGTACGGCCTTGAGCGAAGCCGCCTTAAAGACAAGACAAGCGCACGCACGAGGATTACCCGAACCGTTCGACTACCACGTGGTGGAAATCTCGAGTTTTCAGTTGGAAGCAATCGAACAGTTCCATCCATGGTTGGCCGCTATTTTGAATATTACCGTCGATCATCAAGACCGCTATGCCTCGTTGGATGAGTATCTTGCAGCCAAGGCGAGCATTTTCCAAAACCAGACGGAACGCGATTTCGCCCTGGTCAATCTCGACGATGCAAGGGTTGCGCCTCTCCGAGGCAGGGTGCGAGCCAAACGTCTGGGATTCACCCATACGCAACGACTGCCATCCGATGTGGACGGGGGAACGTTTCTCGAGGGTGATTCGATCATCACGACCGTGACGGGAAAACGTGAGGAGGTCTTTCGGCGTGGAGAAATTAGAATGCTCGGGGCTCATAACGTCGAAAATGCGATGGCCGCGGCTACCTATGCCGCACTCTGGGGCTGTCCGCCTGACATCATCAGGCGTGTCATCTCGACGTTTCCCGGCCTTGAACATGCCCTGGAATTGGTCCGCGAGCGCAGGGGGGTCCGGTTCGTCAACGATTCCAAGGGGACGAATGTAGATGCCACCCTGAAAGCGCTCCAGGGACTCGATCGGCCAATCTGGCTTATAGCAGGCGGGAGGGATAAGGGAGGGGATTTTTCGCGCTTGACTGAAACCATTCAGCGGCGTGTCAAGCGCGTCATCCTGATCGGCGAAGCGGCGGCCTTGATGAAGGAGACCTGGAGCGGGATTCCTTCAAGCGATGCCTCGAGTTTGCGTGAAGCCGTCGAGTTGGCCGCGCATGAGGCAGTTTCCGGCGACGTCGTGCTGCTATCACCAGCCTGCGCCAGTTTCGACATGTTTGTGGATTATCAGGATCGCGGGCGACAATTTAAGGCGGCCGTTCAGGCGTTACCCGCGTAA
- the ftsW gene encoding putative lipid II flippase FtsW — protein sequence MDHTILFITLTLALLGLVMVFSASAIVAGNRFHDPEFFLKRQVAWLGFGFALMHIASRIDYALWKKLSLPILLCMTALLVIVLIPGFGVVAKGARRWLHVGPISMQPAEMVKLVAVLYLAAYLTKKAEKLSLFRSGLLPPLIVIGLLGGLVLLEPDLGTVVVIGLVSVGLLFLGGARVSHLIALGLCAIPVVLMLILGSSYRRQRFLAFLAPWKDASDGGFQITQSFLAFGSGGPLGVGLGEGKQKLFFLPEAHTDFVLALIGEELGLAGTATVILLFAVFVWRGFVISSRARMPFGKFLGMGLTLLIGIQALVNAAVVTGLVPTKGLTLPFVSYGGSSLVISFICVGILLSISRDRHAGTSKVGRGDPDHG from the coding sequence ATGGATCACACGATCCTTTTTATCACGCTCACACTGGCTCTGTTGGGCCTCGTGATGGTGTTCAGCGCCAGTGCAATCGTGGCCGGCAATCGATTTCACGATCCGGAGTTTTTTCTCAAGCGGCAGGTGGCATGGCTAGGGTTCGGGTTTGCCTTGATGCACATCGCGTCTCGCATCGACTACGCGCTATGGAAAAAATTGTCGCTCCCCATTCTTCTCTGCATGACCGCGCTCTTGGTCATCGTGTTGATTCCCGGATTCGGAGTTGTCGCGAAGGGAGCCAGGAGGTGGCTGCATGTGGGGCCGATTTCCATGCAGCCGGCCGAGATGGTCAAATTGGTGGCCGTACTCTACCTCGCCGCATACCTGACCAAGAAAGCAGAGAAGCTCTCACTGTTTCGCAGCGGCCTCTTGCCGCCTCTGATTGTCATTGGGTTGCTCGGCGGCCTCGTGCTTCTCGAGCCGGACTTGGGGACCGTCGTTGTCATTGGACTCGTGAGTGTGGGACTGCTGTTTCTCGGAGGCGCGCGAGTCTCTCACCTGATCGCACTCGGACTCTGTGCGATCCCCGTCGTGCTGATGTTGATCCTAGGGTCGAGCTATCGCCGCCAACGGTTCCTGGCGTTTCTCGCGCCGTGGAAGGATGCCTCGGACGGGGGCTTTCAAATCACGCAGTCATTTCTCGCATTCGGCAGCGGCGGACCCTTGGGGGTCGGTCTGGGGGAGGGAAAGCAGAAGCTATTCTTTCTTCCGGAGGCGCACACCGATTTTGTGCTGGCGTTGATTGGCGAGGAACTGGGATTGGCCGGGACGGCGACCGTGATTCTCTTATTTGCCGTTTTTGTCTGGCGCGGATTTGTGATCTCGTCGCGAGCGAGAATGCCCTTCGGAAAATTTCTCGGCATGGGGCTTACGCTCCTCATCGGCATCCAAGCCTTGGTCAATGCTGCGGTGGTGACGGGGTTGGTTCCCACAAAAGGGCTGACCTTGCCGTTCGTCAGTTATGGAGGGTCGTCTCTTGTCATTAGTTTCATATGCGTCGGGATTTTGCTCAGCATATCCCGCGACCGACACGCGGGAACGTCGAAGGTCGGGCGTGGTGATCCGGATCACGGATGA
- the murG gene encoding undecaprenyldiphospho-muramoylpentapeptide beta-N-acetylglucosaminyltransferase, with product MTIIIAAGGTGGHLYPAVALAREFLRRDPTIRIQFVGTARGIETKVLAHEGFELRLISAKPVMGTGVLGIAKGLAAMPVSLWQCVRMVLKEKADLIVGVGGYTSPMMVVAAAMAGVPRVILEPNANPGMANKAIGWAANRVFLAFESAATSFNRARIRVVGTPVRREFLDHVKEAQLTPRTAGRRHVLIFGGSQGAKAINTAVLEGLSKLAMDNPSLTITHQTGQPDHARVQQAYRGVGIAAEVVPFLYDMPAAIGAADLVVSRSGAMTIAELTTCGKPAVLIPLPTAIYGHQMNNAQVMEAAGGAVVLPQSELTGDKLAATVTSLLKDENRLREMGTASLALRRTDAAEMIVRECYSLMGDRHDDHQSHGATGV from the coding sequence ATGACGATCATCATTGCCGCCGGAGGGACAGGGGGGCATCTCTATCCTGCGGTTGCATTAGCCCGGGAGTTCCTTCGGCGCGATCCTACGATTCGGATTCAGTTCGTCGGGACGGCCCGCGGTATCGAGACGAAGGTGCTTGCGCACGAGGGGTTCGAACTCAGGTTGATCAGCGCGAAGCCGGTTATGGGAACCGGAGTCTTGGGAATTGCGAAGGGTCTTGCCGCCATGCCGGTCAGTTTGTGGCAATGCGTTCGAATGGTCCTGAAAGAAAAAGCGGATCTCATCGTTGGCGTGGGTGGCTACACCAGTCCAATGATGGTCGTGGCTGCGGCCATGGCCGGAGTGCCGCGAGTAATTCTCGAACCGAACGCCAATCCAGGTATGGCAAACAAAGCCATCGGCTGGGCGGCGAATCGCGTATTTCTGGCATTCGAATCAGCAGCCACCTCCTTCAACCGGGCACGCATCCGGGTCGTCGGGACACCGGTGCGGAGAGAATTTCTCGATCATGTCAAGGAAGCACAACTGACACCGAGGACAGCCGGTAGACGGCATGTTTTGATTTTCGGAGGCAGTCAAGGCGCAAAAGCCATCAACACCGCAGTTCTGGAAGGGCTGAGCAAGCTCGCTATGGACAATCCATCCCTGACAATCACTCATCAAACCGGCCAACCGGACCATGCCCGTGTCCAACAGGCCTACCGGGGGGTGGGGATTGCCGCTGAAGTGGTGCCGTTCTTATACGATATGCCGGCCGCGATCGGCGCGGCGGATCTGGTGGTCTCACGGTCCGGTGCCATGACCATAGCCGAATTAACCACCTGCGGCAAACCGGCGGTTCTGATTCCGCTTCCGACGGCGATCTATGGTCATCAGATGAACAACGCACAGGTTATGGAAGCCGCTGGAGGGGCAGTCGTGCTGCCCCAGTCCGAACTGACGGGCGACAAGCTGGCTGCGACCGTGACGTCGCTCTTGAAAGACGAGAATCGTTTGAGAGAAATGGGAACTGCGAGTCTGGCATTGAGACGAACGGACGCCGCGGAAATGATCGTCCGCGAATGCTATTCACTCATGGGAGACCGTCATGACGACCATCAGTCTCATGGAGCCACGGGAGTCTAA
- the murC gene encoding UDP-N-acetylmuramate--L-alanine ligase, translating into MFRKTQQIHLVGIGGAGMSGIAEVLLTLGYKVTGSDLQASDTTRRLEELGGRIFIGHQESNVGDAQVVVISSAVSRQNPEVLVAKAKQIPVIPRAEMLAELMRLKFGVAIAGAHGKTTTTSMVANVLAQGGLDPTMVIGGKVNALGSHARLGRGDLLVAEADESDGSFLRLSPTIVAVTNLDREHLDHYGSMERINESFLEFVNKVPFYGMAVLCADDDRLRSLFPQIVKRYHTYGLREASGVMPDFKAADISLKQWGAEFRAFFRGRNLGPFRLSVPGIHNVSNALAAIAIGVELDVPVDLIRKALAAFTGVERRFHLRGETNGIMVVDDYGHHPTEIRATLAAAKQGWAERRLMVLFQPHRYTRTRDLLDEFSQAFSDADHLFLTEIYPASEQPIPGVSGSKLAEAIRSVGHPSVTFVERKDQLVDQVLPQIRSGDLVLTLGAGDIWKSGPELLARLTNGT; encoded by the coding sequence ATGTTTCGCAAGACGCAACAGATTCATTTGGTTGGCATCGGCGGTGCCGGCATGAGCGGCATTGCGGAAGTGTTGCTCACGCTCGGATACAAAGTAACGGGTTCCGACCTCCAAGCATCGGATACCACGCGCCGGCTGGAAGAACTCGGAGGAAGGATTTTTATCGGACACCAGGAATCAAATGTCGGAGATGCTCAGGTCGTGGTCATTTCTTCGGCCGTATCCCGGCAGAACCCTGAGGTGCTGGTGGCAAAGGCCAAGCAGATTCCAGTGATTCCGCGTGCTGAAATGTTGGCCGAGCTGATGCGATTGAAATTTGGAGTTGCGATAGCCGGTGCGCACGGGAAGACCACTACCACATCCATGGTGGCGAACGTGCTGGCTCAAGGGGGACTGGATCCGACGATGGTCATCGGCGGGAAAGTCAATGCGCTGGGTAGCCATGCCCGGTTGGGGCGAGGCGATCTCTTAGTGGCGGAGGCCGATGAAAGTGACGGGTCCTTTCTTCGACTCTCTCCGACGATTGTCGCCGTCACCAATCTGGATCGTGAACATCTCGATCATTACGGCAGCATGGAACGCATCAATGAAAGTTTTTTGGAGTTCGTGAATAAGGTTCCCTTTTACGGAATGGCGGTGCTATGCGCCGACGACGACCGGCTTCGTTCACTTTTCCCGCAGATCGTCAAGCGGTATCACACCTATGGCTTGCGAGAAGCAAGCGGTGTGATGCCTGATTTCAAGGCCGCCGATATTTCGCTCAAACAATGGGGGGCAGAGTTTAGGGCATTCTTCCGAGGTCGGAACCTGGGGCCGTTCCGCCTTTCAGTGCCAGGAATTCATAACGTCTCCAATGCGCTCGCCGCCATTGCCATCGGTGTCGAGCTCGATGTGCCGGTGGATCTCATTCGTAAGGCCCTGGCGGCATTTACGGGAGTTGAACGCCGATTTCATCTCCGAGGCGAGACGAACGGAATTATGGTTGTGGATGATTACGGCCATCATCCGACGGAGATCAGGGCGACGCTGGCTGCCGCGAAGCAAGGATGGGCTGAGCGACGGCTGATGGTCCTCTTTCAACCGCACCGCTATACGAGAACCCGCGATCTCCTGGATGAATTTTCTCAAGCGTTCAGCGACGCCGACCATCTCTTTCTCACAGAAATCTATCCGGCGAGTGAGCAGCCGATTCCCGGCGTCTCCGGATCCAAGCTCGCAGAAGCTATTCGATCCGTGGGACATCCGTCCGTGACCTTCGTCGAACGGAAAGACCAACTTGTCGATCAGGTTCTGCCTCAGATTCGATCTGGAGATTTGGTGCTGACTTTGGGAGCAGGAGACATCTGGAAGTCGGGACCGGAACTCTTGGCAAGGTTGACGAACGGAACATGA
- the murB gene encoding UDP-N-acetylmuramate dehydrogenase, with translation MHRRVRGEDASRDRNTFRKRDLAAAVAGIKGAVSFDIGLGPYTSFRIGGPADVLVEPADIEDLVQLVRQARRQRVPIFVVGGTNLLIRDGGIRGIVVNMSALRSIKDEPGQVLYVEAGVGMPTLISYAIRRSLAGLEWAAGIPGTVGGCVVMNAGTRLGEMKQSVQAVRMVSMRGKVIDIPSSAIPFEYRRADLPKGIVAGVWLQLRQGVKADIQQVVKEYLHYRRETQPLAQPSAGCVFKNPPKDSAGRLIESAGLKGMRVGDAEVSTKHGNFIVNRGQARAADVVALIEKVRRIIRRQAGIRLDLELKIVGQR, from the coding sequence ATGCACCGGAGAGTTCGCGGAGAGGATGCCAGCCGTGACAGGAACACATTTCGTAAACGGGATCTGGCCGCGGCAGTGGCTGGCATTAAGGGCGCCGTGTCATTCGATATTGGACTGGGACCGTATACGTCATTTCGCATCGGCGGCCCGGCTGATGTGCTGGTCGAACCGGCCGACATTGAAGACCTCGTCCAGCTTGTCCGTCAAGCACGTCGTCAACGTGTTCCGATATTCGTGGTGGGCGGTACCAATTTGCTCATCCGAGACGGTGGCATTCGGGGAATCGTGGTGAACATGTCCGCGCTGCGGTCCATCAAGGATGAGCCGGGTCAGGTGCTGTACGTCGAGGCAGGGGTCGGGATGCCGACGCTCATTAGTTATGCGATCCGCCGCTCTTTGGCGGGTTTGGAGTGGGCGGCCGGGATTCCCGGTACGGTCGGTGGCTGCGTGGTGATGAACGCCGGAACGAGACTGGGAGAGATGAAACAGTCAGTGCAAGCCGTTCGCATGGTCTCGATGCGCGGGAAGGTCATCGACATTCCTTCCTCAGCTATTCCGTTCGAGTACCGTCGCGCTGACCTGCCCAAGGGGATCGTGGCAGGCGTCTGGCTCCAATTGCGGCAAGGAGTCAAGGCCGACATTCAACAAGTGGTCAAAGAGTACCTGCACTATCGACGCGAGACACAGCCGCTTGCCCAGCCGAGCGCAGGGTGTGTCTTCAAGAATCCACCCAAGGATTCGGCAGGGAGGTTGATCGAATCGGCCGGGCTGAAGGGCATGCGCGTGGGCGACGCCGAAGTGTCGACCAAACACGGAAACTTTATCGTGAATAGAGGTCAGGCTCGGGCGGCCGACGTTGTGGCGCTGATCGAAAAGGTTCGCCGAATAATTCGACGGCAGGCCGGGATCCGGCTTGATCTTGAACTCAAGATCGTGGGGCAGAGGTAA